A window of Ruania suaedae contains these coding sequences:
- a CDS encoding DUF4244 domain-containing protein, with amino-acid sequence MGATTIHRTRPGGRRRQDRQGAQGRLARRWALVRGRAEAGMATAEYAIATLAAVAFAGLLLTIMGSDQVRGMLLGIIQQALSIGG; translated from the coding sequence ATGGGAGCAACCACGATTCACCGGACCCGGCCGGGCGGGCGGCGCAGGCAGGACCGCCAGGGCGCACAGGGGCGTCTCGCCCGTCGATGGGCCCTCGTGCGCGGGCGGGCCGAGGCGGGAATGGCGACGGCGGAGTACGCGATCGCCACCCTCGCGGCGGTAGCCTTCGCCGGTCTGCTGCTGACCATCATGGGCAGCGACCAGGTCCGCGGGATGCTGCTGGGCATCATCCAGCAGGCCCTCTCGATCGGCGGCTGA